The Manis javanica isolate MJ-LG chromosome 4, MJ_LKY, whole genome shotgun sequence genome contains a region encoding:
- the WRAP73 gene encoding WD repeat-containing protein WRAP73 isoform X5: MNFSEAFKLSSLLCKFSPDGKYLAACVQYRVVVRDVSTLQVLQLYTCLDQIQHIEWSADSLFILCAMYKRGLVQVWSLEQPEWHCRIDEGSAGLAASCWSPDGRHILNTTEFHLRITVWSLCTKSVSYIKYPKACQQGISFTRDGRYMALAERRDCRDHVSVFVCSDWQLLRYKMLLYSLDGRLLSVFCAYEWSLGIKSVAWSPSSQFLAVGSYDGKVGAEQHTWGHSSWQTTWPHARGLPQVRVLNHVTWKAITEFEHPTNINNPKIPILRGGAGLSRLQVVYKEAEKSPQQALDHPAFPPCRAAAGLSSPESKYEIASVPVSLQMLKPAADRANPKIGIGALAFSPDSYFLATRNDNVPNAVWIWDVRKLRLFAVLEQLRPVRSFHWDPQQPRLAICTGGSKVYLWSPAGCVSVQVPGEGDFQVLSLCWHLHGGSLALLSKDHFCLCFLDSVEVGTAGGQRGDHT, translated from the exons ATGAACTTCTCCGAGGCGTTCAAGCTCTCCAGCCTGCTCTGCAAGTTCTCTCCAGACGGCAAGTACCTG gCTGCCTGTGTCCAGTACCGGGTAGTGGTCCGGGATGTGAGCACCCTGCAGGTCCTCCAGCTGTACACGTGCCTCGACCAGATCCAGCACATCGAGTGGTCAGCAGACTCCCTCTTCATTTTGTGCGCCATGTACAAGCGAGGGCTGGTGCAG GTGTGGTCTTTGGAACAGCCGGAATGGCACTGCAGAATCGACGAGGGGTCCGCTGGCCTGGCGGCTTCTTGCTGGAGCCCAGATGGGCGCCACATTCTCAACACGACGGAATTCCAT CTGCGCATAACTGTCTGGTCCTTGTGCACAAAATCTGTATCTTACATCAAATATCCTAAAGCTTGTCAACAAG GAATAAGCTTCACCCGCGATGGCCGCTACATGGCGCTGGCGGAGAGGAGGGACTGCAGGGACCACGTGAGCGTCTTTGTCTGCAGCGACTGGCAGCTCCTGCGG TACAAGATGCTGCTGTACTCCTTGGATGGCCGGCTGCTGTCCGTGTTCTGCGCGTACGAGTGGTCCCTGGGAATCAAGTCCGTGGCCTGGAGCCCCAGCAGTCAGTTCCTGGCAGTCGGGAGCTATGACGGAAAGGTGGGCGCAGAGCAGCACACGTGGGGACATAGCAGCTGGCAAACCACGTGGCCTCATGCGCGCGGTCTTCCTCAGGTACGCGTTCTTAATCACGTGACTTGGAAGGCGATCACAGAGTTCGAGCACCCTACAAACATCAATAATCCCAAAATA CCCATCCTGAGAGGTGGGGCGGGCCTGTCACGTCTCCAGGTGGTGTATAAGGAAGCCGAGAAGAGTCCGCAGCAGGCGCTGGACCACCCCGCCTTCCCTCCCTGCAGAGCTGCCGCCGGGCTCTCCAGCCCTGAGAGCAAAT ACGAGATCGCTTCGGTGCCTGTGTCCTTGCAGATGTTGAAGCCTGCCGCTGACAGAGCGAACCCCAAAATTGGCATTGGGGCGCTGGCCTTTAGCCCTGACAGCTACTTCCTGGCAACGCGGAACG ACAATGTCCCGAATGCCGTGTGGATCTGGGATGTGCGGAAGCTGAGGCTCTTTGCGGTGCTGGAGCAGCTGCGCCCCGTGCGCTCCTTCCACTGGGAcccacagcagcccaggctgGCCATCTGCACTGGAGGCAGCAAGGTGTACCTGTGGTCGCCAGCAGGCTGCGTCTCAGTGCAGGTGCCTGGGGAAG GTGACTTCCAGGTGCTTTCTCTGTGCTGGCACCTGCACGGGGGCTCACTGGCTCTGCTCAGCAAGGACCACTTCTGCCTCTGCTTCCTGGACAGCGTGGAAGTCGGCACGGCTGGGGGACAGCGGGGCGACCACACATAG
- the WRAP73 gene encoding WD repeat-containing protein WRAP73 isoform X7 has product MNFSEAFKLSSLLCKFSPDGKYLAACVQYRVVVRDVSTLQVLQLYTCLDQIQHIEWSADSLFILCAMYKRGLVQVWSLEQPEWHCRIDEGSAGLAASCWSPDGRHILNTTEFHLRITVWSLCTKSVSYIKYPKACQQGISFTRDGRYMALAERRDCRDHVSVFVCSDWQLLRHFDADTQDLAGIEWAPNGCVLAVWDTCLEYKMLLYSLDGRLLSVFCAYEWSLGIKSVAWSPSSQFLAVGSYDGKVGAEQHTWGHSSWQTTWPHARGLPQVRVLNHVTWKAITEFEHPTNINNPKIMLKPAADRANPKIGIGALAFSPDSYFLATRNDNVPNAVWIWDVRKLRLFAVLEQLRPVRSFHWDPQQPRLAICTGGSKVYLWSPAGCVSVQVPGEGDFQVLSLCWHLHGGSLALLSKDHFCLCFLDSVEVGTAGGQRGDHT; this is encoded by the exons ATGAACTTCTCCGAGGCGTTCAAGCTCTCCAGCCTGCTCTGCAAGTTCTCTCCAGACGGCAAGTACCTG gCTGCCTGTGTCCAGTACCGGGTAGTGGTCCGGGATGTGAGCACCCTGCAGGTCCTCCAGCTGTACACGTGCCTCGACCAGATCCAGCACATCGAGTGGTCAGCAGACTCCCTCTTCATTTTGTGCGCCATGTACAAGCGAGGGCTGGTGCAG GTGTGGTCTTTGGAACAGCCGGAATGGCACTGCAGAATCGACGAGGGGTCCGCTGGCCTGGCGGCTTCTTGCTGGAGCCCAGATGGGCGCCACATTCTCAACACGACGGAATTCCAT CTGCGCATAACTGTCTGGTCCTTGTGCACAAAATCTGTATCTTACATCAAATATCCTAAAGCTTGTCAACAAG GAATAAGCTTCACCCGCGATGGCCGCTACATGGCGCTGGCGGAGAGGAGGGACTGCAGGGACCACGTGAGCGTCTTTGTCTGCAGCGACTGGCAGCTCCTGCGG CACTTTGACGCAGACACCCAGGATCTTGCAGGGATCGAGTGGGCCCCGAACGGCTGTGTGCTGGCTGTGTGGGACACCTGTCTGGAG TACAAGATGCTGCTGTACTCCTTGGATGGCCGGCTGCTGTCCGTGTTCTGCGCGTACGAGTGGTCCCTGGGAATCAAGTCCGTGGCCTGGAGCCCCAGCAGTCAGTTCCTGGCAGTCGGGAGCTATGACGGAAAGGTGGGCGCAGAGCAGCACACGTGGGGACATAGCAGCTGGCAAACCACGTGGCCTCATGCGCGCGGTCTTCCTCAGGTACGCGTTCTTAATCACGTGACTTGGAAGGCGATCACAGAGTTCGAGCACCCTACAAACATCAATAATCCCAAAATA ATGTTGAAGCCTGCCGCTGACAGAGCGAACCCCAAAATTGGCATTGGGGCGCTGGCCTTTAGCCCTGACAGCTACTTCCTGGCAACGCGGAACG ACAATGTCCCGAATGCCGTGTGGATCTGGGATGTGCGGAAGCTGAGGCTCTTTGCGGTGCTGGAGCAGCTGCGCCCCGTGCGCTCCTTCCACTGGGAcccacagcagcccaggctgGCCATCTGCACTGGAGGCAGCAAGGTGTACCTGTGGTCGCCAGCAGGCTGCGTCTCAGTGCAGGTGCCTGGGGAAG GTGACTTCCAGGTGCTTTCTCTGTGCTGGCACCTGCACGGGGGCTCACTGGCTCTGCTCAGCAAGGACCACTTCTGCCTCTGCTTCCTGGACAGCGTGGAAGTCGGCACGGCTGGGGGACAGCGGGGCGACCACACATAG
- the WRAP73 gene encoding WD repeat-containing protein WRAP73 isoform X9: protein MNFSEAFKLSSLLCKFSPDGKYLAACVQYRVVVRDVSTLQVLQLYTCLDQIQHIEWSADSLFILCAMYKRGLVQVWSLEQPEWHCRIDEGSAGLAASCWSPDGRHILNTTEFHLRITVWSLCTKSVSYIKYPKACQQGISFTRDGRYMALAERRDCRDHVSVFVCSDWQLLRHFDADTQDLAGIEWAPNGCVLAVWDTCLEYKMLLYSLDGRLLSVFCAYEWSLGIKSVAWSPSSQFLAVGSYDGKVRVLNHVTWKAITEFEHPTNINNPKIMLKPAADRANPKIGIGALAFSPDSYFLATRNDNVPNAVWIWDVRKLRLFAVLEQLRPVRSFHWDPQQPRLAICTGGSKVYLWSPAGCVSVQVPGEGDFQVLSLCWHLHGGSLALLSKDHFCLCFLDSVEVGTAGGQRGDHT from the exons ATGAACTTCTCCGAGGCGTTCAAGCTCTCCAGCCTGCTCTGCAAGTTCTCTCCAGACGGCAAGTACCTG gCTGCCTGTGTCCAGTACCGGGTAGTGGTCCGGGATGTGAGCACCCTGCAGGTCCTCCAGCTGTACACGTGCCTCGACCAGATCCAGCACATCGAGTGGTCAGCAGACTCCCTCTTCATTTTGTGCGCCATGTACAAGCGAGGGCTGGTGCAG GTGTGGTCTTTGGAACAGCCGGAATGGCACTGCAGAATCGACGAGGGGTCCGCTGGCCTGGCGGCTTCTTGCTGGAGCCCAGATGGGCGCCACATTCTCAACACGACGGAATTCCAT CTGCGCATAACTGTCTGGTCCTTGTGCACAAAATCTGTATCTTACATCAAATATCCTAAAGCTTGTCAACAAG GAATAAGCTTCACCCGCGATGGCCGCTACATGGCGCTGGCGGAGAGGAGGGACTGCAGGGACCACGTGAGCGTCTTTGTCTGCAGCGACTGGCAGCTCCTGCGG CACTTTGACGCAGACACCCAGGATCTTGCAGGGATCGAGTGGGCCCCGAACGGCTGTGTGCTGGCTGTGTGGGACACCTGTCTGGAG TACAAGATGCTGCTGTACTCCTTGGATGGCCGGCTGCTGTCCGTGTTCTGCGCGTACGAGTGGTCCCTGGGAATCAAGTCCGTGGCCTGGAGCCCCAGCAGTCAGTTCCTGGCAGTCGGGAGCTATGACGGAAAG GTACGCGTTCTTAATCACGTGACTTGGAAGGCGATCACAGAGTTCGAGCACCCTACAAACATCAATAATCCCAAAATA ATGTTGAAGCCTGCCGCTGACAGAGCGAACCCCAAAATTGGCATTGGGGCGCTGGCCTTTAGCCCTGACAGCTACTTCCTGGCAACGCGGAACG ACAATGTCCCGAATGCCGTGTGGATCTGGGATGTGCGGAAGCTGAGGCTCTTTGCGGTGCTGGAGCAGCTGCGCCCCGTGCGCTCCTTCCACTGGGAcccacagcagcccaggctgGCCATCTGCACTGGAGGCAGCAAGGTGTACCTGTGGTCGCCAGCAGGCTGCGTCTCAGTGCAGGTGCCTGGGGAAG GTGACTTCCAGGTGCTTTCTCTGTGCTGGCACCTGCACGGGGGCTCACTGGCTCTGCTCAGCAAGGACCACTTCTGCCTCTGCTTCCTGGACAGCGTGGAAGTCGGCACGGCTGGGGGACAGCGGGGCGACCACACATAG
- the WRAP73 gene encoding WD repeat-containing protein WRAP73 isoform X6 gives MNFSEAFKLSSLLCKFSPDGKYLAACVQYRVVVRDVSTLQVLQLYTCLDQIQHIEWSADSLFILCAMYKRGLVQVWSLEQPEWHCRIDEGSAGLAASCWSPDGRHILNTTEFHLRITVWSLCTKSVSYIKYPKACQQGISFTRDGRYMALAERRDCRDHVSVFVCSDWQLLRHFDADTQDLAGIEWAPNGCVLAVWDTCLEYKMLLYSLDGRLLSVFCAYEWSLGIKSVAWSPSSQFLAVGSYDGKVRVLNHVTWKAITEFEHPTNINNPKIVVYKEAEKSPQQALDHPAFPPCRAAAGLSSPESKYEIASVPVSLQMLKPAADRANPKIGIGALAFSPDSYFLATRNDNVPNAVWIWDVRKLRLFAVLEQLRPVRSFHWDPQQPRLAICTGGSKVYLWSPAGCVSVQVPGEGDFQVLSLCWHLHGGSLALLSKDHFCLCFLDSVEVGTAGGQRGDHT, from the exons ATGAACTTCTCCGAGGCGTTCAAGCTCTCCAGCCTGCTCTGCAAGTTCTCTCCAGACGGCAAGTACCTG gCTGCCTGTGTCCAGTACCGGGTAGTGGTCCGGGATGTGAGCACCCTGCAGGTCCTCCAGCTGTACACGTGCCTCGACCAGATCCAGCACATCGAGTGGTCAGCAGACTCCCTCTTCATTTTGTGCGCCATGTACAAGCGAGGGCTGGTGCAG GTGTGGTCTTTGGAACAGCCGGAATGGCACTGCAGAATCGACGAGGGGTCCGCTGGCCTGGCGGCTTCTTGCTGGAGCCCAGATGGGCGCCACATTCTCAACACGACGGAATTCCAT CTGCGCATAACTGTCTGGTCCTTGTGCACAAAATCTGTATCTTACATCAAATATCCTAAAGCTTGTCAACAAG GAATAAGCTTCACCCGCGATGGCCGCTACATGGCGCTGGCGGAGAGGAGGGACTGCAGGGACCACGTGAGCGTCTTTGTCTGCAGCGACTGGCAGCTCCTGCGG CACTTTGACGCAGACACCCAGGATCTTGCAGGGATCGAGTGGGCCCCGAACGGCTGTGTGCTGGCTGTGTGGGACACCTGTCTGGAG TACAAGATGCTGCTGTACTCCTTGGATGGCCGGCTGCTGTCCGTGTTCTGCGCGTACGAGTGGTCCCTGGGAATCAAGTCCGTGGCCTGGAGCCCCAGCAGTCAGTTCCTGGCAGTCGGGAGCTATGACGGAAAG GTACGCGTTCTTAATCACGTGACTTGGAAGGCGATCACAGAGTTCGAGCACCCTACAAACATCAATAATCCCAAAATA GTGGTGTATAAGGAAGCCGAGAAGAGTCCGCAGCAGGCGCTGGACCACCCCGCCTTCCCTCCCTGCAGAGCTGCCGCCGGGCTCTCCAGCCCTGAGAGCAAAT ACGAGATCGCTTCGGTGCCTGTGTCCTTGCAGATGTTGAAGCCTGCCGCTGACAGAGCGAACCCCAAAATTGGCATTGGGGCGCTGGCCTTTAGCCCTGACAGCTACTTCCTGGCAACGCGGAACG ACAATGTCCCGAATGCCGTGTGGATCTGGGATGTGCGGAAGCTGAGGCTCTTTGCGGTGCTGGAGCAGCTGCGCCCCGTGCGCTCCTTCCACTGGGAcccacagcagcccaggctgGCCATCTGCACTGGAGGCAGCAAGGTGTACCTGTGGTCGCCAGCAGGCTGCGTCTCAGTGCAGGTGCCTGGGGAAG GTGACTTCCAGGTGCTTTCTCTGTGCTGGCACCTGCACGGGGGCTCACTGGCTCTGCTCAGCAAGGACCACTTCTGCCTCTGCTTCCTGGACAGCGTGGAAGTCGGCACGGCTGGGGGACAGCGGGGCGACCACACATAG
- the WRAP73 gene encoding WD repeat-containing protein WRAP73 isoform X3 translates to MNFSEAFKLSSLLCKFSPDGKYLAACVQYRVVVRDVSTLQVLQLYTCLDQIQHIEWSADSLFILCAMYKRGLVQVWSLEQPEWHCRIDEGSAGLAASCWSPDGRHILNTTEFHLRITVWSLCTKSVSYIKYPKACQQGISFTRDGRYMALAERRDCRDHHFDADTQDLAGIEWAPNGCVLAVWDTCLEYKMLLYSLDGRLLSVFCAYEWSLGIKSVAWSPSSQFLAVGSYDGKVGAEQHTWGHSSWQTTWPHARGLPQVRVLNHVTWKAITEFEHPTNINNPKIPILRGGAGLSRLQVVYKEAEKSPQQALDHPAFPPCRAAAGLSSPESKYEIASVPVSLQMLKPAADRANPKIGIGALAFSPDSYFLATRNDNVPNAVWIWDVRKLRLFAVLEQLRPVRSFHWDPQQPRLAICTGGSKVYLWSPAGCVSVQVPGEGDFQVLSLCWHLHGGSLALLSKDHFCLCFLDSVEVGTAGGQRGDHT, encoded by the exons ATGAACTTCTCCGAGGCGTTCAAGCTCTCCAGCCTGCTCTGCAAGTTCTCTCCAGACGGCAAGTACCTG gCTGCCTGTGTCCAGTACCGGGTAGTGGTCCGGGATGTGAGCACCCTGCAGGTCCTCCAGCTGTACACGTGCCTCGACCAGATCCAGCACATCGAGTGGTCAGCAGACTCCCTCTTCATTTTGTGCGCCATGTACAAGCGAGGGCTGGTGCAG GTGTGGTCTTTGGAACAGCCGGAATGGCACTGCAGAATCGACGAGGGGTCCGCTGGCCTGGCGGCTTCTTGCTGGAGCCCAGATGGGCGCCACATTCTCAACACGACGGAATTCCAT CTGCGCATAACTGTCTGGTCCTTGTGCACAAAATCTGTATCTTACATCAAATATCCTAAAGCTTGTCAACAAG GAATAAGCTTCACCCGCGATGGCCGCTACATGGCGCTGGCGGAGAGGAGGGACTGCAGGGACCAC CACTTTGACGCAGACACCCAGGATCTTGCAGGGATCGAGTGGGCCCCGAACGGCTGTGTGCTGGCTGTGTGGGACACCTGTCTGGAG TACAAGATGCTGCTGTACTCCTTGGATGGCCGGCTGCTGTCCGTGTTCTGCGCGTACGAGTGGTCCCTGGGAATCAAGTCCGTGGCCTGGAGCCCCAGCAGTCAGTTCCTGGCAGTCGGGAGCTATGACGGAAAGGTGGGCGCAGAGCAGCACACGTGGGGACATAGCAGCTGGCAAACCACGTGGCCTCATGCGCGCGGTCTTCCTCAGGTACGCGTTCTTAATCACGTGACTTGGAAGGCGATCACAGAGTTCGAGCACCCTACAAACATCAATAATCCCAAAATA CCCATCCTGAGAGGTGGGGCGGGCCTGTCACGTCTCCAGGTGGTGTATAAGGAAGCCGAGAAGAGTCCGCAGCAGGCGCTGGACCACCCCGCCTTCCCTCCCTGCAGAGCTGCCGCCGGGCTCTCCAGCCCTGAGAGCAAAT ACGAGATCGCTTCGGTGCCTGTGTCCTTGCAGATGTTGAAGCCTGCCGCTGACAGAGCGAACCCCAAAATTGGCATTGGGGCGCTGGCCTTTAGCCCTGACAGCTACTTCCTGGCAACGCGGAACG ACAATGTCCCGAATGCCGTGTGGATCTGGGATGTGCGGAAGCTGAGGCTCTTTGCGGTGCTGGAGCAGCTGCGCCCCGTGCGCTCCTTCCACTGGGAcccacagcagcccaggctgGCCATCTGCACTGGAGGCAGCAAGGTGTACCTGTGGTCGCCAGCAGGCTGCGTCTCAGTGCAGGTGCCTGGGGAAG GTGACTTCCAGGTGCTTTCTCTGTGCTGGCACCTGCACGGGGGCTCACTGGCTCTGCTCAGCAAGGACCACTTCTGCCTCTGCTTCCTGGACAGCGTGGAAGTCGGCACGGCTGGGGGACAGCGGGGCGACCACACATAG
- the WRAP73 gene encoding WD repeat-containing protein WRAP73 isoform X8, whose protein sequence is MYKRGLVQVWSLEQPEWHCRIDEGSAGLAASCWSPDGRHILNTTEFHLRITVWSLCTKSVSYIKYPKACQQGISFTRDGRYMALAERRDCRDHVSVFVCSDWQLLRHFDADTQDLAGIEWAPNGCVLAVWDTCLEYKMLLYSLDGRLLSVFCAYEWSLGIKSVAWSPSSQFLAVGSYDGKVGAEQHTWGHSSWQTTWPHARGLPQVRVLNHVTWKAITEFEHPTNINNPKIPILRGGAGLSRLQVVYKEAEKSPQQALDHPAFPPCRAAAGLSSPESKYEIASVPVSLQMLKPAADRANPKIGIGALAFSPDSYFLATRNDNVPNAVWIWDVRKLRLFAVLEQLRPVRSFHWDPQQPRLAICTGGSKVYLWSPAGCVSVQVPGEGDFQVLSLCWHLHGGSLALLSKDHFCLCFLDSVEVGTAGGQRGDHT, encoded by the exons ATGTACAAGCGAGGGCTGGTGCAG GTGTGGTCTTTGGAACAGCCGGAATGGCACTGCAGAATCGACGAGGGGTCCGCTGGCCTGGCGGCTTCTTGCTGGAGCCCAGATGGGCGCCACATTCTCAACACGACGGAATTCCAT CTGCGCATAACTGTCTGGTCCTTGTGCACAAAATCTGTATCTTACATCAAATATCCTAAAGCTTGTCAACAAG GAATAAGCTTCACCCGCGATGGCCGCTACATGGCGCTGGCGGAGAGGAGGGACTGCAGGGACCACGTGAGCGTCTTTGTCTGCAGCGACTGGCAGCTCCTGCGG CACTTTGACGCAGACACCCAGGATCTTGCAGGGATCGAGTGGGCCCCGAACGGCTGTGTGCTGGCTGTGTGGGACACCTGTCTGGAG TACAAGATGCTGCTGTACTCCTTGGATGGCCGGCTGCTGTCCGTGTTCTGCGCGTACGAGTGGTCCCTGGGAATCAAGTCCGTGGCCTGGAGCCCCAGCAGTCAGTTCCTGGCAGTCGGGAGCTATGACGGAAAGGTGGGCGCAGAGCAGCACACGTGGGGACATAGCAGCTGGCAAACCACGTGGCCTCATGCGCGCGGTCTTCCTCAGGTACGCGTTCTTAATCACGTGACTTGGAAGGCGATCACAGAGTTCGAGCACCCTACAAACATCAATAATCCCAAAATA CCCATCCTGAGAGGTGGGGCGGGCCTGTCACGTCTCCAGGTGGTGTATAAGGAAGCCGAGAAGAGTCCGCAGCAGGCGCTGGACCACCCCGCCTTCCCTCCCTGCAGAGCTGCCGCCGGGCTCTCCAGCCCTGAGAGCAAAT ACGAGATCGCTTCGGTGCCTGTGTCCTTGCAGATGTTGAAGCCTGCCGCTGACAGAGCGAACCCCAAAATTGGCATTGGGGCGCTGGCCTTTAGCCCTGACAGCTACTTCCTGGCAACGCGGAACG ACAATGTCCCGAATGCCGTGTGGATCTGGGATGTGCGGAAGCTGAGGCTCTTTGCGGTGCTGGAGCAGCTGCGCCCCGTGCGCTCCTTCCACTGGGAcccacagcagcccaggctgGCCATCTGCACTGGAGGCAGCAAGGTGTACCTGTGGTCGCCAGCAGGCTGCGTCTCAGTGCAGGTGCCTGGGGAAG GTGACTTCCAGGTGCTTTCTCTGTGCTGGCACCTGCACGGGGGCTCACTGGCTCTGCTCAGCAAGGACCACTTCTGCCTCTGCTTCCTGGACAGCGTGGAAGTCGGCACGGCTGGGGGACAGCGGGGCGACCACACATAG
- the WRAP73 gene encoding WD repeat-containing protein WRAP73 isoform X4: MNFSEAFKLSSLLCKFSPDGKYLAACVQYRVVVRDVSTLQVLQLYTCLDQIQHIEWSADSLFILCAMYKRGLVQVWSLEQPEWHCRIDEGSAGLAASCWSPDGRHILNTTEFHLRITVWSLCTKSVSYIKYPKACQQGISFTRDGRYMALAERRDCRDHVSVFVCSDWQLLRHFDADTQDLAGIEWAPNGCVLAVWDTCLEYKMLLYSLDGRLLSVFCAYEWSLGIKSVAWSPSSQFLAVGSYDGKVRVLNHVTWKAITEFEHPTNINNPKIPILRGGAGLSRLQVVYKEAEKSPQQALDHPAFPPCRAAAGLSSPESKYEIASVPVSLQMLKPAADRANPKIGIGALAFSPDSYFLATRNDNVPNAVWIWDVRKLRLFAVLEQLRPVRSFHWDPQQPRLAICTGGSKVYLWSPAGCVSVQVPGEGDFQVLSLCWHLHGGSLALLSKDHFCLCFLDSVEVGTAGGQRGDHT, encoded by the exons ATGAACTTCTCCGAGGCGTTCAAGCTCTCCAGCCTGCTCTGCAAGTTCTCTCCAGACGGCAAGTACCTG gCTGCCTGTGTCCAGTACCGGGTAGTGGTCCGGGATGTGAGCACCCTGCAGGTCCTCCAGCTGTACACGTGCCTCGACCAGATCCAGCACATCGAGTGGTCAGCAGACTCCCTCTTCATTTTGTGCGCCATGTACAAGCGAGGGCTGGTGCAG GTGTGGTCTTTGGAACAGCCGGAATGGCACTGCAGAATCGACGAGGGGTCCGCTGGCCTGGCGGCTTCTTGCTGGAGCCCAGATGGGCGCCACATTCTCAACACGACGGAATTCCAT CTGCGCATAACTGTCTGGTCCTTGTGCACAAAATCTGTATCTTACATCAAATATCCTAAAGCTTGTCAACAAG GAATAAGCTTCACCCGCGATGGCCGCTACATGGCGCTGGCGGAGAGGAGGGACTGCAGGGACCACGTGAGCGTCTTTGTCTGCAGCGACTGGCAGCTCCTGCGG CACTTTGACGCAGACACCCAGGATCTTGCAGGGATCGAGTGGGCCCCGAACGGCTGTGTGCTGGCTGTGTGGGACACCTGTCTGGAG TACAAGATGCTGCTGTACTCCTTGGATGGCCGGCTGCTGTCCGTGTTCTGCGCGTACGAGTGGTCCCTGGGAATCAAGTCCGTGGCCTGGAGCCCCAGCAGTCAGTTCCTGGCAGTCGGGAGCTATGACGGAAAG GTACGCGTTCTTAATCACGTGACTTGGAAGGCGATCACAGAGTTCGAGCACCCTACAAACATCAATAATCCCAAAATA CCCATCCTGAGAGGTGGGGCGGGCCTGTCACGTCTCCAGGTGGTGTATAAGGAAGCCGAGAAGAGTCCGCAGCAGGCGCTGGACCACCCCGCCTTCCCTCCCTGCAGAGCTGCCGCCGGGCTCTCCAGCCCTGAGAGCAAAT ACGAGATCGCTTCGGTGCCTGTGTCCTTGCAGATGTTGAAGCCTGCCGCTGACAGAGCGAACCCCAAAATTGGCATTGGGGCGCTGGCCTTTAGCCCTGACAGCTACTTCCTGGCAACGCGGAACG ACAATGTCCCGAATGCCGTGTGGATCTGGGATGTGCGGAAGCTGAGGCTCTTTGCGGTGCTGGAGCAGCTGCGCCCCGTGCGCTCCTTCCACTGGGAcccacagcagcccaggctgGCCATCTGCACTGGAGGCAGCAAGGTGTACCTGTGGTCGCCAGCAGGCTGCGTCTCAGTGCAGGTGCCTGGGGAAG GTGACTTCCAGGTGCTTTCTCTGTGCTGGCACCTGCACGGGGGCTCACTGGCTCTGCTCAGCAAGGACCACTTCTGCCTCTGCTTCCTGGACAGCGTGGAAGTCGGCACGGCTGGGGGACAGCGGGGCGACCACACATAG